The proteins below are encoded in one region of Nitrospira lenta:
- a CDS encoding GTP-binding protein, with protein sequence MDNQTQKPSESLNIVIVGHVDHGKSTLLGRLYADTGSLPDGKLEKVQAICRQQGKEFEYAFLFDAFLEEQEQGITIDTARTFFNWKGRQYIIIDAPGHKEFLKNMISGAARAEAALLLIDALEGVKEQSKKHGYLLSLLGVRQFAVVVNKMDLVGYRQDVFDGIEKEYREFLGQFKAVPECIIPVSAKLGDNIANRSANMAWYTGPTVLDQLSRFKKEAAQSEQPLRFPVQDVYKFDARRIIAGRITAGKLKVGDHLVFSPSNKRANIRSVEAFNIDPPPTEGYAGQSIGITLDEQIFVERGEIATHQDQLPSVSTAFRANLFWLGKRPLERGRKYQLRVANKEVDCEVATIHRIIDTMDLAQQQGSTTVNKNQVAELTLRTKTPVAFDLSASFEATGRFVLVDEYDIAGGGIVTELIHDDQEFLREEARRRDFAWVKGEVGIEDRARQYGHRAAIVLFTGGRHTGKSLLARQLEGRLVGDGRHAYLLDGENLRRGLDADLTDEERGQTDEMARRYGEVARLLMDTGLIVVSTTNPFGAHYKEAVQAIRTLVHPAPVIAVHMSKTSEEPPQNTDIVLSGPTDLDKATKQIMEELKKRGVLAEAIGAKPTFQYSI encoded by the coding sequence ATGGACAATCAAACACAGAAGCCCTCGGAAAGTCTGAACATCGTCATTGTCGGACACGTCGATCACGGTAAGTCTACCTTGTTGGGGCGGCTCTATGCCGACACCGGGTCATTGCCTGATGGCAAGCTCGAGAAGGTGCAGGCGATTTGTCGCCAGCAAGGCAAAGAGTTTGAGTATGCCTTCCTGTTCGATGCTTTCCTCGAAGAACAGGAACAAGGAATTACGATCGATACGGCGCGGACCTTCTTCAACTGGAAGGGGCGCCAGTACATCATCATTGACGCACCGGGCCACAAAGAGTTTCTCAAGAACATGATCTCGGGCGCAGCGCGGGCGGAAGCGGCGTTGCTGCTGATCGATGCGCTGGAGGGAGTGAAGGAGCAATCCAAGAAGCATGGCTATCTGCTGTCGCTGCTGGGCGTCCGGCAGTTCGCCGTGGTCGTCAACAAGATGGACTTGGTCGGTTATCGGCAGGATGTGTTTGACGGTATCGAGAAAGAATATCGGGAGTTTCTTGGTCAGTTCAAAGCCGTGCCGGAATGTATTATTCCGGTGAGCGCCAAGCTTGGCGACAACATCGCGAATCGCAGCGCCAATATGGCGTGGTACACCGGCCCGACGGTCCTGGACCAGCTAAGTCGTTTCAAGAAGGAAGCGGCACAATCGGAGCAGCCGCTGCGGTTCCCCGTCCAGGACGTGTACAAATTCGACGCACGTCGGATCATTGCTGGCCGCATTACCGCCGGGAAGCTAAAAGTCGGCGATCATCTGGTGTTCTCCCCGTCGAACAAGCGGGCCAATATACGGTCCGTCGAAGCCTTTAATATCGATCCGCCGCCGACGGAGGGCTATGCCGGTCAGTCGATCGGCATTACGCTCGATGAGCAGATCTTTGTGGAGCGCGGTGAAATCGCGACGCATCAGGACCAGTTGCCGTCCGTCTCGACGGCCTTCAGGGCCAATCTGTTCTGGTTGGGGAAGCGCCCGCTGGAGCGCGGCCGTAAATATCAGTTGCGCGTCGCCAACAAGGAAGTCGACTGCGAAGTAGCCACCATTCACCGGATTATCGATACGATGGATCTGGCGCAGCAACAAGGCAGCACGACCGTGAATAAGAATCAGGTCGCTGAATTGACGCTGCGGACGAAGACGCCGGTGGCCTTCGACTTGTCTGCTTCGTTTGAAGCGACCGGGCGGTTTGTCTTAGTCGATGAATATGATATCGCCGGCGGCGGGATCGTCACGGAACTGATTCACGATGATCAGGAGTTTCTGCGGGAGGAGGCCCGCCGTCGAGATTTCGCGTGGGTCAAGGGCGAAGTCGGCATCGAGGACCGTGCGCGGCAGTATGGGCATCGCGCCGCTATCGTATTGTTTACCGGCGGGCGACATACGGGCAAGTCCTTGCTTGCCAGGCAGTTGGAAGGACGGCTGGTGGGCGACGGGCGGCATGCCTATCTGCTGGATGGAGAGAATCTTCGCCGCGGGCTCGACGCAGATTTGACGGATGAGGAGCGAGGGCAGACCGATGAAATGGCCAGGCGGTATGGTGAAGTCGCCCGTCTGCTGATGGATACCGGTTTGATTGTGGTCTCCACTACGAATCCATTCGGGGCGCACTATAAGGAAGCCGTGCAGGCGATCAGAACGCTCGTCCATCCGGCTCCCGTCATTGCGGTGCACATGAGCAAGACCAGCGAAGAGCCGCCACAGAATACTGACATTGTTTTGAGTGGACCGACGGATCTCGACAAAGCCACCAAACAAATTATGGAGGAGCTCAAGAAGCGGGGCGTGCTGGCCGAAGCCATCGGAGCTAAGCCGACTTTCCAATATTCGATTTAG
- the ruvB gene encoding Holliday junction branch migration DNA helicase RuvB — protein MTERLLAQRTTDDDRSMENVLRPQSFHDYVGQERMKESLRICIDAALQRSEALDHTIFYGPPGLGKTTIAHIIAKEMGASLRSTSGLVLAHAGDLAAILTNLQAHDVLFIDEIHRLPASVEEALYPAMEDYQLDLVVGQGPAARTVKLDLPPFTLVGATTKAGALTSPLRDRFGLVYRLDFYSPTDLERIVTRSAGVLGTSIDHAGAAEIARRARGTPRIVNRLIRRVRDYAQIKAEGHISRQVAQEALVWLGVDSAGFDDMDRKILMTIIEKFNGGPVGVESLAAAVQEEKGTLEDVYEPYLIQAGYLDRTGRGRQATKLAFDHFSKPTDQLF, from the coding sequence ATGACTGAACGGCTCCTCGCACAGCGGACCACCGACGATGACCGTAGCATGGAAAACGTGCTGCGGCCGCAGTCCTTCCACGACTACGTCGGGCAAGAGCGGATGAAAGAGTCCCTGCGCATCTGTATCGATGCGGCTTTGCAACGGAGCGAGGCGCTCGATCACACTATCTTTTACGGACCTCCCGGCCTTGGGAAGACGACAATCGCGCACATCATCGCCAAGGAAATGGGGGCGTCGCTCCGCTCAACCTCCGGGCTCGTGTTGGCGCATGCCGGCGATCTGGCGGCGATCCTCACGAATCTCCAGGCGCATGACGTACTGTTCATCGATGAAATTCACCGGCTGCCGGCGTCCGTCGAAGAGGCGCTCTATCCGGCGATGGAGGACTATCAACTCGATCTGGTCGTCGGGCAGGGGCCTGCAGCCAGAACGGTCAAGTTGGACCTTCCTCCATTCACGTTGGTCGGAGCCACGACAAAAGCGGGGGCGCTGACGTCTCCGCTCCGCGACCGGTTCGGACTCGTGTATCGCCTCGACTTCTACTCACCGACCGATCTGGAGCGGATCGTGACGCGGTCGGCCGGTGTGTTAGGCACATCGATCGATCATGCCGGTGCCGCAGAGATTGCGAGAAGAGCCCGAGGCACGCCTCGTATTGTGAATCGCTTGATCCGGCGCGTCCGGGACTATGCGCAGATTAAGGCCGAAGGGCATATCTCCAGGCAGGTTGCTCAGGAGGCCCTGGTCTGGCTGGGAGTCGACAGTGCGGGGTTTGACGATATGGATCGGAAGATCTTGATGACCATCATCGAAAAGTTCAACGGTGGACCGGTCGGAGTAGAATCCCTGGCTGCAGCGGTGCAAGAAGAGAAGGGGACTCTGGAGGATGTGTACGAGCCCTACCTCATTCAAGCCGGCTACCTCGACCGCACCGGCCGCGGCCGCCAAGCGACAAAGCTCGCCTTCGATCACTTTAGCAAGCCGACGGATCAGCTATTCTAG
- a CDS encoding Mrp/NBP35 family ATP-binding protein: MAADKDLKTILGKLKYSDDAKVVEQITEQTKQVHARLAGIKYKLAVMSGKGGVGKSMTTVNLALAFARQGAKVGLLDVDLNGPCVPRMLGLHGQVLKMTPAGAIPPVGPLGVKVASMDFFLGDASPVRWKGPMDVSPVWLGLMEMNVIREFLADVMWGELDYLLADLPPGAAADKPPVIAGFIPDLAGAIVVTTPSEVASDVVQKSVTYARDMGIKVLGIVENMSEYRCPSCGEVNELFEGNTEAMCEALDLPLLGRVPFDRKLARTFDKGQPLLDETYPTIQRYQEIAGRIRTLLDYKKVLADKL; encoded by the coding sequence ATGGCAGCCGACAAAGACCTCAAGACCATTCTTGGCAAGCTAAAGTATTCCGATGATGCCAAGGTCGTCGAACAGATAACCGAGCAGACCAAACAGGTCCATGCCCGCTTAGCCGGCATCAAGTACAAGCTGGCTGTCATGAGCGGGAAGGGTGGTGTCGGCAAGAGTATGACGACGGTCAACTTGGCGCTGGCATTTGCCCGCCAGGGTGCGAAAGTCGGGCTGCTGGATGTCGATTTGAACGGGCCCTGCGTGCCGCGCATGCTCGGGCTGCATGGGCAAGTGTTGAAGATGACCCCGGCAGGGGCGATTCCTCCGGTCGGTCCGCTCGGTGTGAAAGTAGCGTCGATGGATTTTTTCCTCGGCGATGCCTCGCCGGTCCGGTGGAAGGGGCCGATGGATGTGAGCCCGGTCTGGCTCGGGTTGATGGAAATGAATGTGATCCGGGAGTTTCTCGCCGACGTGATGTGGGGCGAACTGGATTACTTGCTCGCCGATCTGCCTCCCGGGGCGGCCGCCGATAAGCCGCCGGTCATTGCCGGGTTTATCCCGGACCTAGCCGGAGCCATCGTGGTGACGACACCATCAGAAGTGGCCTCCGATGTGGTGCAGAAATCGGTCACCTATGCGCGCGACATGGGCATCAAGGTTTTGGGCATCGTCGAAAATATGAGCGAGTACCGGTGTCCGTCCTGCGGTGAAGTCAATGAACTGTTTGAAGGCAACACCGAAGCGATGTGTGAAGCGCTTGATCTTCCGCTTCTTGGGCGGGTCCCGTTTGACCGAAAACTAGCCCGCACGTTCGATAAGGGCCAGCCGCTGCTTGACGAAACGTACCCGACCATTCAGCGGTACCAGGAGATAGCCGGGCGGATCCGCACGCTGCTCGATTACAAAAAGGTGTTGGCGGATAAGCTGTGA
- a CDS encoding PCP reductase family protein translates to MKFVCLNCETYMNFEKVEKPGEGALGVFFGCPSCNAKFSMVTNPGETQMVSSLGVKFGGRTVAAEPFEMTRGTLKDEAQAGAGQMGAYLNERIQGGQPVATSTATPDKAGEKASGGCPFSAMVAEMGLTGTGKPGNGTAPAPSDFTWTADAKEKLDRLPAFVKPMVQSSVEAYARKNGFKSITLQVMDDSKTDSPNGMTWSREAEQRLENIPDFIRPMARKEIERVAKERGLVTITAQVMDETKDKFMKFM, encoded by the coding sequence ATGAAATTTGTTTGTCTCAATTGCGAAACTTATATGAATTTCGAAAAGGTTGAAAAGCCTGGCGAGGGCGCGCTCGGCGTCTTTTTCGGCTGTCCATCGTGCAACGCCAAGTTCTCGATGGTGACCAATCCAGGCGAAACGCAGATGGTCAGTTCACTCGGCGTCAAATTTGGCGGTCGCACGGTGGCGGCTGAGCCGTTTGAAATGACGCGCGGCACGCTCAAGGATGAAGCCCAAGCCGGTGCCGGGCAGATGGGCGCGTATTTGAATGAAAGAATTCAGGGCGGGCAGCCGGTGGCGACATCGACGGCGACTCCGGACAAAGCCGGAGAAAAAGCGAGCGGCGGGTGTCCCTTCTCCGCGATGGTCGCGGAAATGGGATTGACGGGTACCGGAAAGCCCGGTAACGGAACCGCCCCCGCACCCTCAGATTTTACGTGGACGGCCGATGCCAAAGAAAAGCTCGATCGGTTGCCGGCATTCGTGAAGCCGATGGTGCAGAGCAGCGTCGAAGCCTATGCCAGGAAGAATGGGTTCAAATCCATTACGCTCCAAGTCATGGACGATTCCAAGACCGACTCGCCGAACGGGATGACCTGGTCGCGCGAGGCCGAGCAGCGGCTGGAGAACATCCCGGACTTCATTCGGCCCATGGCGAGAAAAGAGATTGAACGCGTGGCCAAAGAGCGTGGCTTGGTGACAATCACCGCACAAGTCATGGACGAGACCAAAGACAAGTTTATGAAGTTTATGTAA
- the ruvA gene encoding Holliday junction branch migration protein RuvA, translating to MIAFLTGRLAFKAPTHLTLDVQGVGYEVHIPLSTYYALPNLDEVAALNIHTHLREDAIQLFGFLSQSEKEAFLLLTTVSGIGPKLALGVLSGLPLVELVRAIQSEDVEKLATIPGIGKKTAARIALELKEKIVKIHSGLPSATIEEPTVSAGPYDDALSALVNLGYRPQDVKDALKRVSKTVEPQTGLKELIREGLKELARG from the coding sequence ATGATCGCCTTTCTCACGGGGCGGCTGGCATTTAAGGCGCCAACCCACCTCACGTTGGATGTGCAGGGTGTGGGCTACGAAGTCCATATTCCGCTGAGTACCTACTACGCCCTGCCCAATCTCGACGAAGTCGCCGCGCTTAATATTCATACCCATCTGCGCGAAGACGCGATTCAGCTATTCGGCTTTCTTTCGCAGAGTGAGAAAGAGGCCTTTTTGCTGTTGACGACGGTCTCCGGTATTGGTCCGAAACTCGCGCTCGGTGTGTTGTCTGGGTTGCCGCTTGTCGAGCTCGTCCGTGCCATTCAATCCGAGGATGTCGAGAAGCTCGCCACGATTCCGGGGATCGGAAAGAAGACGGCGGCTCGTATCGCCCTTGAGCTCAAAGAGAAGATCGTGAAGATTCATTCCGGCCTGCCTTCCGCAACGATCGAGGAGCCAACGGTTTCGGCAGGTCCCTACGATGACGCGCTGTCGGCTCTTGTCAATCTCGGGTATCGCCCTCAAGATGTCAAAGATGCGTTGAAGCGAGTTTCCAAGACGGTCGAGCCTCAGACGGGTCTCAAAGAATTGATTCGTGAGGGTTTGAAAGAACTTGCGAGGGGGTAA
- a CDS encoding phosphoadenylyl-sulfate reductase, which yields MASGGSPEMVAELKRASDAFESQQPQEVLKDAIKRFAPKIVVACSFGAEDVVLVDMVHRIDPSIPLFYLDTDFLFPETYETRDRIIQQYALKPAQVIQVQSLLTPDQQVAQHGPALWSTEPDRCCQLRKVEPLTRVLKGYDAWITGIRRDQSPTRANAGLIEWDSKFQLVKVNPLARWTWADVWTYIKVYEVPYNPLHDQNYPSIGCTHCTAPVAPGEDPRAGRWKTFTKTECGLHKT from the coding sequence ATGGCCAGCGGCGGAAGTCCAGAGATGGTGGCGGAACTGAAGCGTGCGAGCGACGCGTTCGAATCTCAGCAGCCGCAAGAGGTGTTGAAGGACGCGATCAAGCGGTTCGCTCCGAAGATTGTCGTCGCCTGCAGTTTCGGTGCGGAAGATGTGGTGTTGGTCGACATGGTGCATCGCATCGATCCCTCGATTCCGCTGTTCTATTTGGATACGGATTTTCTGTTTCCAGAAACCTATGAGACCCGTGATCGCATCATTCAGCAGTATGCGCTGAAGCCGGCACAGGTCATTCAGGTGCAGTCGCTGCTGACGCCGGATCAGCAGGTGGCGCAACATGGGCCGGCGCTCTGGTCGACCGAGCCGGATCGCTGCTGCCAGTTGCGGAAGGTGGAACCGCTGACGCGTGTTTTGAAAGGGTACGACGCCTGGATTACCGGCATCCGCCGGGATCAGTCGCCGACGAGAGCCAACGCGGGGTTGATCGAATGGGACAGCAAGTTCCAACTGGTCAAAGTGAATCCGTTGGCGCGCTGGACCTGGGCGGACGTCTGGACCTACATCAAGGTCTACGAAGTTCCCTACAATCCGTTGCATGATCAGAATTATCCGAGTATCGGGTGCACCCATTGCACCGCTCCGGTGGCGCCGGGTGAAGATCCGCGTGCCGGACGTTGGAAAACTTTTACCAAGACCGAGTGTGGGCTCCACAAAACCTAA
- the cysD gene encoding sulfate adenylyltransferase subunit CysD yields the protein MNHLRQLEDQSVYILREAYKSFDNLGMLWSMGKDSTVLLWLARKAFFGQVPFPLLHVDTSYKIPAMIEYRDRIAREWRLDLVVGQNKEALAAGMNHTMGRVACCTALKTNGLKQLIEQKGYTGIILGVRADEEGTRAKERYFSPRDKHGDWDFRDQPPELWNQFKTTFPPGTHIRIHPLLDWTEINIWEYIKYENIPFMDLYLDKGDGTRYRSLGCAPCTTPIKSTAKTVDEIINELRHTTVAERAGRAQDEGRGMELLRKDGYM from the coding sequence GTGAACCATCTTCGTCAGTTAGAAGATCAAAGCGTCTACATTCTTCGCGAGGCCTACAAGAGTTTCGACAACCTGGGCATGCTCTGGTCGATGGGTAAAGATTCGACGGTGCTGCTCTGGCTTGCCCGCAAAGCCTTCTTCGGACAGGTGCCCTTTCCGTTACTCCACGTCGATACGAGCTACAAAATTCCGGCCATGATCGAATACCGCGATCGGATTGCGCGGGAATGGCGTCTGGATTTGGTGGTGGGCCAAAACAAGGAAGCCTTGGCGGCGGGCATGAATCATACGATGGGCCGGGTCGCCTGTTGTACCGCCCTCAAGACGAACGGACTGAAACAACTGATCGAGCAGAAGGGGTACACCGGTATCATTCTTGGTGTGCGAGCGGACGAAGAGGGAACGAGAGCGAAGGAGCGGTATTTTTCGCCCCGCGATAAGCATGGCGACTGGGACTTCCGCGATCAGCCGCCCGAACTCTGGAATCAGTTCAAGACAACCTTCCCGCCTGGTACCCATATTCGCATCCATCCGTTGCTGGATTGGACTGAGATTAATATCTGGGAGTACATCAAGTACGAAAATATTCCCTTCATGGACTTGTATCTCGACAAGGGCGATGGCACTCGCTACCGGAGCCTCGGTTGCGCACCCTGCACCACGCCCATCAAGTCGACCGCGAAGACGGTCGACGAGATCATCAACGAATTGCGTCACACGACAGTCGCCGAACGGGCCGGCCGCGCGCAGGATGAAGGGCGTGGCATGGAGTTGCTACGAAAAGACGGGTACATGTAA
- the trpD gene encoding anthranilate phosphoribosyltransferase: MPIQDFIAKIAKGPKASKDLTWDESKQVMKLLIEGQATQAQIGAFLMAMRFKMESVSELAAFTAAARAYVAPLSIPKELAVVDVPSYAGKSETFHGLIAGAIVAAAAGAAIVMHGYDGIPGRPGAAGVLKALGIPIDLDPKMAGEHVTKKGFVYLDIGMYHPPLYRFLEMRQEIGVRNLFHPIARLLNPSRAAAQVVGLSHPPHFEKTAEVLRMLGCPRALVIRGVEGDPELSVTAATRVLELRDERITPLGISPKDCGVALGTSRDMAGFPPGQQDKEAELLRRIIQNQISGGPKDWVLMNAALLLYAAGKGATLPACLPIARVALESGAAGRKLDELVQAPLAGSKRG; encoded by the coding sequence ATGCCTATTCAAGACTTTATTGCGAAAATCGCCAAGGGGCCCAAAGCCTCCAAAGATCTGACCTGGGATGAATCCAAGCAGGTGATGAAACTGTTGATCGAAGGCCAGGCCACGCAGGCGCAGATCGGCGCCTTTCTCATGGCGATGCGCTTTAAGATGGAATCGGTCTCCGAGTTGGCGGCCTTTACGGCAGCGGCGCGTGCGTACGTTGCTCCGCTGTCGATTCCCAAAGAGCTGGCCGTGGTGGATGTGCCGAGCTATGCGGGAAAATCAGAGACCTTTCACGGGTTGATTGCCGGCGCGATCGTAGCGGCGGCGGCGGGTGCGGCGATCGTGATGCACGGCTATGACGGCATTCCCGGTCGCCCTGGCGCCGCGGGTGTTTTGAAAGCGCTCGGGATTCCAATCGACCTGGATCCGAAGATGGCCGGTGAGCACGTCACAAAAAAGGGATTCGTCTATCTCGATATCGGAATGTATCATCCGCCGCTCTATCGGTTCCTGGAGATGCGCCAGGAAATTGGGGTGCGCAATCTTTTTCATCCGATCGCCCGCTTGCTAAATCCGTCGCGGGCGGCCGCACAAGTGGTCGGCTTATCGCATCCGCCTCATTTTGAAAAAACGGCGGAAGTGTTGCGGATGTTGGGCTGCCCGCGCGCCTTAGTCATTCGTGGCGTGGAAGGCGATCCGGAATTGTCCGTCACGGCAGCGACCCGGGTGCTGGAGTTGCGGGATGAGCGGATCACGCCGTTGGGGATTTCGCCGAAGGATTGCGGTGTGGCGCTGGGCACCTCTCGCGACATGGCCGGGTTTCCCCCGGGGCAGCAGGATAAGGAAGCAGAGTTGCTGCGGCGGATCATTCAGAATCAGATTTCGGGCGGTCCGAAAGATTGGGTTCTGATGAATGCGGCGTTGCTGCTGTATGCCGCAGGCAAAGGGGCTACGCTGCCGGCCTGTTTGCCGATCGCACGCGTCGCGCTTGAAAGCGGCGCCGCCGGGCGCAAGCTGGACGAGTTGGTGCAGGCGCCTCTGGCAGGAAGTAAACGGGGATAA
- the pheA gene encoding prephenate dehydratase: MPGDLSGYRKEIDRIDDEILRLLNERSKSVIEIGHIKKAQDAAANLHTPAREAAIIERLVGQNPGPFPSEAIRPVYREIMSASLSLEGPQKVAYLGPRATFTHMACMQKFGSSAQYIPVHSIKEVFNEVERGRANFGVVPIENTTEGVVNHTLDMFIDSNLLIYGEVLQEVSHHLMSKSGVMEEVKKICSHPQAIAQCRNWIETHMPHVLVSEVASTARAAEICQEDVTIAAIASELAAQLYGLKVMKARIEDNLNNFTRFLVLSQKPPQRTGKDKTSLMLSIKDKVGALYDLLRPFASNGISMTKIESRPSRRKAWEYIFFVDVEGHMEEERVNRAIEEIKGRCLFMKILGSYPAHN; this comes from the coding sequence ATGCCTGGTGACCTTTCCGGTTATCGGAAGGAGATTGATCGTATCGACGATGAGATTCTTCGTCTGCTCAATGAGCGGTCGAAGAGCGTCATCGAGATCGGTCATATCAAGAAAGCTCAGGATGCGGCCGCTAATCTGCATACCCCGGCTCGCGAAGCCGCCATTATCGAGCGATTAGTCGGTCAAAATCCCGGTCCTTTTCCCTCAGAAGCCATCCGTCCCGTCTATCGGGAAATCATGTCGGCGTCTCTTTCGCTGGAAGGTCCGCAGAAGGTGGCCTATCTGGGCCCACGCGCGACGTTCACACACATGGCCTGCATGCAGAAATTCGGCTCGTCGGCTCAATACATTCCGGTCCACAGTATCAAGGAAGTATTCAACGAAGTGGAACGGGGCCGCGCGAATTTTGGTGTTGTGCCGATCGAGAATACGACCGAAGGTGTTGTGAATCACACGCTCGATATGTTCATCGATTCGAACCTCCTGATCTACGGAGAAGTGCTCCAAGAGGTCTCACACCATCTGATGTCGAAGTCCGGCGTGATGGAAGAGGTCAAAAAGATTTGCTCGCATCCGCAGGCGATTGCACAATGCCGCAACTGGATCGAAACGCATATGCCGCATGTGTTGGTGTCGGAAGTCGCCAGCACGGCCCGCGCCGCGGAGATATGTCAGGAAGACGTCACCATAGCCGCCATCGCATCGGAACTGGCGGCTCAGCTCTACGGGCTCAAAGTGATGAAGGCGCGAATCGAAGACAATCTGAACAATTTCACCCGTTTCCTGGTCCTGTCGCAGAAGCCGCCGCAGCGCACCGGGAAAGATAAGACCTCGTTGATGCTGTCGATTAAAGACAAAGTCGGCGCGCTGTATGATCTCCTCAGGCCGTTTGCGTCAAATGGCATCAGCATGACGAAGATCGAGTCGCGTCCCTCCAGGCGGAAGGCGTGGGAGTATATTTTCTTTGTCGATGTGGAAGGCCACATGGAAGAAGAACGCGTGAATCGGGCGATCGAAGAGATTAAAGGCCGCTGTCTCTTTATGAAGATTCTGGGTTCCTATCCGGCCCACAATTAG
- a CDS encoding YebC/PmpR family DNA-binding transcriptional regulator, translating into MGGHSHWATIKRYKGAQDVKRGKVFTRIIREIAIAARTGGDPDSNPRLRLSIAKAKEANMPGDTIKKAIQRGTGELPGVAYEEYALEGYGPGGTAVLLEITSDNRNRTVAEIRNLFTKNHGNMAEAGAVAWQFHKKGLLTIDKGKADEDQLLTLALEAGAEDVKVSDKTFEVICGTHEFEAVKKALADAKIETTLAEVTFIPQNTIRLEEKAAEQMLKLMEAMDEHDDVQKVHANFDISEEVMEKVAAAAAG; encoded by the coding sequence ATGGGTGGACATAGCCATTGGGCGACAATCAAGCGGTATAAGGGTGCGCAGGACGTCAAGCGCGGAAAGGTTTTTACTAGAATTATTCGCGAAATCGCCATCGCTGCGCGCACCGGCGGTGATCCTGACAGCAATCCGCGTCTGCGCCTGTCGATCGCCAAGGCTAAAGAAGCCAACATGCCCGGCGACACGATTAAAAAAGCCATCCAGCGCGGCACGGGAGAGCTTCCCGGCGTGGCGTATGAGGAGTATGCGTTGGAAGGCTACGGGCCCGGTGGCACCGCGGTCTTGCTTGAAATCACCAGCGACAACCGCAACCGAACCGTGGCGGAGATCCGCAATCTTTTCACGAAGAACCATGGAAATATGGCGGAAGCAGGGGCGGTGGCCTGGCAGTTCCACAAGAAGGGCCTCCTGACGATCGACAAAGGAAAAGCCGACGAAGACCAGTTGCTCACGCTGGCACTTGAAGCTGGCGCAGAGGATGTGAAGGTGAGCGACAAAACTTTCGAAGTGATTTGCGGCACTCACGAATTCGAAGCCGTGAAAAAGGCTCTGGCTGACGCCAAGATCGAGACGACGCTCGCCGAAGTGACCTTTATTCCCCAGAATACAATCCGCCTCGAAGAAAAAGCTGCCGAACAGATGCTGAAGCTGATGGAAGCCATGGACGAACATGATGACGTCCAAAAGGTCCATGCGAATTTCGACATCTCAGAGGAAGTGATGGAGAAGGTGGCCGCGGCGGCGGCGGGATAA
- the hisC gene encoding histidinol-phosphate transaminase — MALRIHPDIASLSPYVPGKPIEELQRELGLARVIKLASNENPLGPSPKALAALVGGHDSLHRYPDGGAYRLRQALADRWKVSLDHIILGNGSDEVLGLLARTFLAPGDEAVMADQTFVIYKMEVTAAHGKAVIVPLVNWTHDLDGMANAITAKTRLVFLCNPNNPTGTMVAADAVARFMAKVPDDVVVVFDEAYLEYVCDPHFPDSLQYVTQGRNAIVLRTFSKIYGLAGLRIGYGITTPEITNCLNRVRPPFNANTLAQRAALAALGDDEHVTKSRAVNAAGMQQLERGLRALGFAAIPSQANFVYFDVKRDGRRVFDALLREGVIVRHIEGTMLRVTIGQPDENDAFLASLKNVLQST; from the coding sequence ATGGCACTGCGTATTCATCCAGATATTGCTTCGCTCAGTCCCTATGTCCCGGGGAAGCCGATTGAGGAATTGCAGCGTGAGCTGGGTCTGGCGCGCGTGATCAAGCTCGCCTCGAATGAGAATCCGCTTGGACCATCGCCGAAAGCGCTGGCTGCGCTCGTCGGGGGGCATGATAGTCTGCATCGGTATCCGGATGGCGGCGCCTATCGCTTGCGTCAGGCATTGGCCGATCGATGGAAGGTCAGCCTCGATCACATTATTCTCGGCAATGGATCAGACGAAGTCCTCGGCCTGCTGGCTCGGACGTTCCTGGCGCCGGGCGATGAAGCGGTGATGGCCGATCAGACCTTTGTGATCTACAAGATGGAAGTCACGGCGGCCCACGGGAAAGCGGTGATCGTTCCGTTGGTCAATTGGACGCACGATCTCGACGGAATGGCCAACGCCATTACGGCCAAGACCAGGCTCGTCTTTCTCTGCAACCCCAACAATCCCACCGGGACCATGGTTGCTGCCGATGCCGTCGCCCGGTTCATGGCGAAGGTTCCGGACGATGTGGTCGTGGTTTTTGATGAAGCCTATCTTGAATATGTGTGCGATCCGCATTTCCCGGACAGCTTGCAGTATGTGACGCAGGGGCGGAACGCGATTGTGCTGAGAACGTTCTCGAAAATTTACGGTCTGGCAGGGTTGCGGATCGGGTACGGGATTACGACTCCGGAGATCACGAACTGCCTGAATCGCGTGCGGCCGCCGTTCAATGCCAATACGCTGGCGCAGCGTGCGGCTCTGGCCGCGCTGGGTGACGACGAACATGTGACGAAGAGTCGAGCCGTGAACGCGGCGGGCATGCAGCAGCTCGAACGCGGTTTGCGCGCGCTGGGATTTGCCGCGATTCCCAGCCAGGCGAATTTTGTGTATTTCGACGTCAAGCGCGATGGCCGGCGGGTGTTCGATGCCTTACTGCGCGAGGGCGTGATTGTGCGGCACATTGAGGGCACGATGCTGCGCGTGACGATCGGTCAGCCGGACGAGAATGACGCGTTCCTGGCCTCGTTGAAGAACGTCTTGCAGTCGACGTGA